From the Lathyrus oleraceus cultivar Zhongwan6 chromosome 4, CAAS_Psat_ZW6_1.0, whole genome shotgun sequence genome, one window contains:
- the LOC127074658 gene encoding peptidyl-prolyl cis-trans isomerase Pin1, whose product MSSSRHGGAEVRASHILIKYEGSRRKASWKDPEGYVIKNTTRDSAVAQLKAMQADIVSGKATFEDIASRYSDCSSAKRGGDLGSFGHGQMQKPFEDATFALNVGEMSDIVETDSGVHIIKRTK is encoded by the exons ATGTCTTCGTCCAGACATGGCGGTGCTGAGGTTAGGGCTTCACACATACTGATCAAATACGAAGGTTCTAGAAGGAAAGCTTCGTGGAAAGATCCAGAAGGTTACGTCATCAAGAACACCACCAGAGACAGTGCTGTTGCTCAGCTTAAGGCGATGCAAGCGGACATTGTTTCCGGTAAGGCGACTTTCGAGGACATTGCTTCTCGCTACTCCGATTGCAGTTCTGCTAAACGCGGCGGAGATCTCG GTTCCTTTGGTCATGGCCAGATGCAGAAGCCATTTGAAGATGCAACTTTCGCTCTTAATGTTGGTGAAATGAGTGACATTGTGGAAACTGATAGTGGAGTCCACATAATCAAGAGAACAAAGTGA